The DNA sequence CATGCAAgcagaactaaaaataaaagagcCAGTTACACATCGATATCTTGAATATCAGTATATAACTACTCGTATATGGGTGGAAATGGTTTGGGTTGTCTACGGACGTGCACAGCCAGGAGGCTCCCTAACATCTCTGGCTTTACACTGGCGTTTCCACTGTTGTGCCGCAGCAACTTGAGTGAGGCTTCGTGGCTCTGTCGATCCATAATACTTGATGAAAGTACTGAAAATCATAAAGGCACTTCCCATACTGTTTGAAGAAACTGTGCTACATTCAATCTTGAGTGAACGGGAAACCATAGAATTAGGCGGCAAACTAGGCAGTGGAGAGGGAAGCGGAAGACGGGCGTGGATCTCTGAATTAGGGGCCATCTGTCAATGGCCTCGGAACGTAGGCAGAAATTCTCCGCCCGCCGCGATGATCCGAAGACCCAGCTCTCCTTCGACAAGATAGAGGCTGGGAAACAACAGTCTTTTATTCACTCCACGAATGTCAGGATGTCTTCTCCGTGCCGGACACCGAGCACAAACAGTGACGTGAAGGAGTCTGTCAGAAAAACGCTGGTTTAAAATATCCCGGCGGGCGGCGCTGGTAGGCGAAAGCCAAAAGAGATGCCTTGACCACTCTCCAATAAGCCGAACTTTCTCCTCTGCTGCCTCCCGCAGTCGTCGGCGTTTGCCCTGCGCTGAGTTAACTCTGGGTCACTTCGCTGGGCTGCAGTGAAGCGTCACGGGAGGGGCGTTAATACCCAGCGCCTGCCGCGACCCCGGCGACCGCGGGTCGACCCCAGGCCGGAAGTGACGCAACCGCTCTGAGCACTTCCGGAGCTGTGGAGACGGCTCCGCCGGAGGAAGCAGCGCGGGCCTGCACCGGCGTTGGCCCGCCGCCTCCGTCGCCACCGTGCCTGTGTCCGGTTCTTCCGGCCTGGCCAGACTCGGTCCGGCACGCCTGGGCTCAGCGGCCGCGGGGCCGCGGCTCCCGGTAAGTGCGGTGCGCGAGTCGCGGCCTTGTTTACCCTGGcaattggggggagggggtgaacTCACCGCGCGCCTCCCTAGCTCGGCTGGGGCTCCGCCTTCGTCGCTGCCCGCGAGGTCCCTGCGCCCCCGGCAGCCCATACACAGTCTAAGCGCCCTCCGCCACCCGCCGAGGACCAGCTAAAGGCTGCGACAAGGGCGAGCCGGCGCCTGGCGTCTGTTTTtcctcctcccgcctcccgcgGAGAGGTCGGAGGCCAGCGCCTCTGGCCGACTGGCGCTGGCGCATCTGGGCCCTCCGTGCCCGGAGCCCCGGGGAAACGCCGCGCCTCCCCACTCGAGTCATCATTGGGAGTTCTCGCAATGCCGCTTGCGCGGTTAGTTAACGCCCGCCGGTGAAGGGTCTCGCAGCGCGTGGACTCCGTGTGCTCTAGGATATCCCGTCGCTTCAGACGGGACATGCGGCCCAGGAGCAGCGCCGCCGCCTCTCCGGACACTCCTGTGCTAGCCGCCGGGAGAGGCAACCGTGTTCTCGGATGACTTCACCTCAGTACTGATCGTTGCTCTGTCCCATAGAACTTTCTGCCACAGTAGTCATATTCTGTGCCTTTGCTGCTAAGCagggtagccactagccacacttGGCCCTTGAGTATTTGACTTATGGTTAGTGCGACTGAAATgttaagttttatttaatttttaagttgagttaaatttaaataatctcatgtggttagtggctaccGTATTGAACAGGGCAGGTCTAGTGTAGGGTTTTGAAACTAAGTTGCTGGTTTATATTTTGTGCAAAGCAGTTTTCTTCGGAGATGTAGACTTAGTAAATGAccagttttatttattatatctGGAGTAAACATTGTCAGACCCACCAAAAAGTCCgtgttttgttgttgtcaacTTTAAACTGAGAGGTCTTAAGTTTGGCTTCTGTAGCCTGTGGTGGGTGTCAGGTCTTACGAACACTTGACTTTGACCAGGCCGGGCGGGAGGAGTTATTTCTGTTACTCTTTTTCTGTTCGGGATGTAGGAATAATATTTAACATCCGAAGGAAAGCAAAGCATTCTCATCAGTTCTTTTGGGCAGTAACATACTGGCCCCTTTAAGCAGTGTCAGTACTCTTTCAAGTAGAATAAGGATATTCTAACtttgaaagaattaaaagttAAGGTTTTATTTAAATCTGGACCTAGAACACCCAATAAGCATGAAATGACAgtctcctttttggaagggagCATGAAGTTTTCCCCTGCTTCTTGATATTTAGTTGGTGAGAAGCCTTTGGGCAACCTGTAAGCCCAAATCCTGAGGAGAAATTCAGAGAAAGTGAAAAGCATGCTCTTTTGTTGTTATTCTGGAGGTAGCTTTGTGGATAGTATTAGGCTCCCTGGGAGGGTGATGGGGAGTTATGAATCCTTAGGCCATGGATCTGGTGAAAGTATGATGCTGGGCTCTACTGGTTGCCAGCAGTGTGGTTCTGGTACTTAATCTTTTTGAACTCTACATTCCTCATTTGTAAGAAGAGAATGATAGCCAATTTTACAGGGTTATAAACATTTAATGAGAATGAGTCTGACCTGAGATTGGCTCTCGTTACATGAAAGCTATTGGTAGTGATATTTTGTAGATGGGAGCAATATTTATAATGCTATTTATGCATATTTGGCCAATAAGCAATATTTTACATAGAAatacagttaaaagaaaaaagattggaagaatcaattcTTCTGCAACTGTTTTGGAAATCATCTTCCATAATCATTGTTTGGACTTTGATAttcatttagtttatattttcctGTCTATGAAGTACTTTTGAAAGTTAAAAGCTCTGGTTTTCCAAGAAATtcaaaaggataaagaaatgaacataaaatttCTAATTGAGTAAGCAAGTAGTACTTATTTAGTCTTGGTTAGTGGGATCTGTAACTGAGAAAGTCAGATGGCCCTTGAGCATATCAGAAAAGAGGTGGAAAATGGTATCAGTATTGCCCAGTGGACATTCTATTGGggacttttttttatttgaaaataattttttcatgaGTAAAGTGAGATCTGAAATATTGGTAGTATTCTGAAAGTGTTAGATTACCGCAGTTTAGATGACTTTATAGTAAAAGTCTAGTTTAAGTCAGTTACAATTTGTGATGTCAACCTCTATGTAACATTTAGGATTGAAATTGTGATAGTTAATTTAGAATATCGGAACGGTAAGAGTAAGGTGGTGGGCTTTTAAACTGACGGAGGAAACTGGGTATCCATTTCTATAACCAGTACCCCAGGTTATATTATTGTCAGCTGCTTACTTTGGATACTTCCCTTTTTTAGAAGACCATGTAACTCTTGtcaatatgtaatatataattatgACGTATGGATTTCTGTGGGacttataagaaaataatttctggTCCCTTGCTCCTTGTCCTTTTGAATGTCTttggtttttgaaaaataaatttgcaaaCTCAGGGTACCAATTTAAagatatataaatagaattatcTCTTTTCATTTTAGATGGAAATTATATGACAAAGACTATTTGGGTGACATCTTCCTGAAAGATCTTCAAGAATTAcaggtatttttaatttaaagattaACTTTGTCCTAAAGGAAAAATACTATAATTAAGTTTAGTTGTGATTATATGGTTTTATCATACAAAACAATTTATTGAAAGTCAAACTGCAAGTAATATTACTGCCCTTTCATtactgtgactttttaaaaacaacttgagCATTTATAGATAATATATCAGGCTTGGAGTCACTGGTATTTTAGTAATACCATTAAAATGTGGCTTTGTAGTCCTTTAGACTAGTTACATATTTAGTACACATccatttttaatctttgttttaattatagttgactttttttttggagagATTCTCTACTTCAAATGGATTTTAAATTTACTTGAATATTTAATCCAGATTTGGTTATGTAAGTCATTTACATATCATTCAGTCCAAATGCTGTTGCATTTTAAGGTCCTATTAGTTTGGATTTAAATCACTATATGATACTGTTCCTTGCAAATGATCGCTTGAACTAGTACTTGTGCAGATTTGTGCAGAGAAGTTAATAGGTATTTGCCAAAGTATTCTCTGAGATGAAGTTAGCACTTGTGACTGTTTTGCTTTCTCAGCTAgtgttctgttttcatttatatgtaaTTGAGTAACATTTTGATCTGTGAGGATTTTTCAGTAGCTGGTTCCATTTGATCTCTTGTTTCTTCACCCTAAATAGATTCTGGTTTTCCCTAGCCTTCATCCTGCTAAAGCCGAATATCTATAGTTTTCCTTCGCTGTTGAATCAGTTTCTTTGCCTCTAAGTACCCCTGTTAAAGGATCAGTAGAAacctttaaaatggaaaaattagttAACTTTGCAGACTAGAGGAGGATGTTCAAGagctgtgtgattttattttttctttcctaactaTGTACCTGTTTTCC is a window from the Vicugna pacos chromosome 17, VicPac4, whole genome shotgun sequence genome containing:
- the LOC107035150 gene encoding LOW QUALITY PROTEIN: uncharacterized protein ARIH2OS (The sequence of the model RefSeq protein was modified relative to this genomic sequence to represent the inferred CDS: deleted 2 bases in 2 codons; substituted 1 base at 1 genomic stop codon) yields the protein MSRLKRRDILEHTESTRCETLHRRALTNRASGIARTPNDDSSGEARRFPGAPGTEGPDAPAVNKAATRAPHLPGAAAPRPLSPGVPDRVWPGRKNRTQARWRRRRRANAGQARAASSGGAVSTAPEVLRAVASLPAWGRPAVAGVAAGAGYVFLTDSFTSLFVLGVRHGEDILTFVEXIKTVVSQPLSCRRRAGSSDHRGGRRISAYVPRPLTDGP